The proteins below are encoded in one region of Erinaceus europaeus chromosome 15, mEriEur2.1, whole genome shotgun sequence:
- the GAL3ST4 gene encoding galactose-3-O-sulfotransferase 4 isoform X2: MLQVVQDCGSPQRGSTRTRRAPATWEEAGWPWKSGAQRVPEVHPTSSGGASLRQMVWELNERLSRLRGFWTKLPLAVCADARMAADISQDAMPCWTGAGRGRYMAPVVGTSSELLENPELDGENPSPDLPTRRRRLQLRSATTRMKAAALGRDLELEEWDEDASGSGEGQHFADDWMAGAAVVPAPARPPRPPRREGAGGKGGDADRGKNLPTQGSRAVSRPRECPPLPALTSCGCTVPPLLLQSAPRLWALSPRSDPHPLGHMGSRSPSRTLRLWGPRSLGVALGVFMTIGFALQLCGGPFQRRLPGLQLLQPWTSSPQPASLSCPPRQHLVFLKTHKSGSSSVLNLLHRYGDRHGLRFALPARYQFGYPRPFQASRVKGYHPQDEGTPSSFHILCHHMRFNLKEVLRVMPSDSFFFSIVRDPAAMARSAFSYYRSTSPAFRKAPSLAAFLANPRAFYQPGARGDHYARNLLWFDFGLPIPPEMRPQRGNLQPPNPPYTPDPNALFQPAPTMAQGHGQTSSPASVSSSFMQWSLAWLDSVFDLVLVSEYFDESLVLLADALCWELDDVVGFMHNAQAWGQPAEEDGQLAARARAWNSLDWTLYLHFNRSLWARAKQYGRGRLESAVAELRARREALAKHCLVGGKALDPQYITDRRFRPFQFGSGKVLGYVLRSGLSSQAQEECELLATPELQYKDKLDAKQFPPTAALPLKTSSLLSP; encoded by the exons ATGCTACAGGTGGTTCAAGACTGCGGGAGTCCCCAGCGGGGGTCGACCCGCACTCGCCGAGCTCCAGCCACCTGGGAAGAGGCAGGTTGGCCCTGGAAGTCGGGGGCGCAGCGGGTGCCGGAGGTGCATCCCACGTCGTCTGGGGGCGCCAGCCTGCGCCAGATG GTGTGGGAGCTCAATGAGCGGCTGAGCCGGCTGCGGGGCTTCTGGACCAAGCTGCCGCTGGCGGTGTGCGCAGACGCCCGCATGGCGGCGGACATCTCCCAGGACGCAATGCCCTGCTGGACcggcgcggggcggggccg GTACATGGCACCCGTGGTCGGCACCTCCTCGGAGCTGCTGGAGAACCCTGAGCTGGACGGCGAGAACCCGAGCCCCGACCTCCCGACGCGGCGGCGGCGCCTGCAGCTGCGGTCGGCCACCACTAGGATGAAGGCGGCGGCGCTGGGGCGCGACCTGGAGCTGGAGGAATGGG atgaggatgcCAGCGGCTCTGGAGAGGGACAACACTTTGCAGATGACTGGATGGCCGGGGCAGCAGTGGTGCCCGCCCCAGCCCGGCCTCCTCGACCTCCTCGAAGGGAGGGTGCTGGGGGCAAAGGAGGAG ACGCTGACAGAGGCAAAAATCTGCCAactcagggaagcagggctgtgagCAGGCCCAGGGAATGCCCCCCACTTCCAGCCCTCACCTCCTGTGGCTGCACAGTGCCTCCTCTCCTCCTGCAGTCTGCGCCTCGGCTCTGGGCCCTGAGTCCCCGCagcgacccccaccccctggGCCACATGGGCTCACGGTCTCCAAGTAGGACCCTTCGCCTCTGGGGACCTCGGAGCCTGGGGGTAGCTCTGGGGGTCTTCATGACCATCGGATTCGCCCTCCAGCTCTGTGGGGGACCTTTCCAGAGAAG GCTCCCTGGGTTGCAGCTGCTCCAGCCCTGGACTTCGTCCCCACAGCCGGCCAGCCTGTCCTGCCCCCCTCGGCAGCACCTGGTCTTCCTAAAGACTCATAAATCAGGGAGCAGCTCTGTGTTGAACCTTCTGCACCGCTACGGGGACCGCCACGGGCTGCGCTTCGCCCTCCCCGCCCGCTACCAGTTTGGCTATCCCCGGCCCTTCCAGGCCTCTCGGGTTAAAGGCTATCACCCCCAGGATGAGGGCACCCCATCCTCCTTCCACATCCTCTGCCACCACATGAGGTTCAACTTGAAAGAG GTCCTCCGAGTCATGCCTTCTGACAGCTTCTTCTTTTCCATTGTGCGAGATCCTGCAGCGATGGCCCGATCCGCCTTCTCCTACTACAGATCCACCTCACCTGCCTTCCGCAAGGCGCCCTCCCTGGCTGCCTTCCTGGCCAATCCTCGAGCCTTCTACCAGCCTGGCGCCCGTGGGGACCACTATGCACGCAACTTGCTGTGGTTTGACTTTGGCCTCCCCATCCCCCCGGAGATGAGGCCCCAGAGAGGGAATCTtcagccccccaaccccccttaCACTCCAGACCCCAATGCTCTGTTCCAGCCTGCTCCCACGATGGCCCAGGGGCATGGCCAGACGTCCAGCCCTGCCTCAGTGTCCTCATCCTTCATGCAGTGGAGTCTGGCCTGGCTGGACTCCGTTTTCGACCTGGTGTTGGTGTCCGAGTACTTTGACGAGTCCTTGGTTCTGCTGGCTGATGCGCTGTGCTGGGAGCTGGATGATGTGGTGGGCTTCATGCATAATGCCCAGGCCTGGGGGCAGCCGGCGGAGGAGGACGGGCAGCTGGCAGCGCGGGCCCGGGCGTGGAACAGCCTGGACTGGACTCTGTACCTGCACTTCAATCGCAGCCTGTGGGCGCGGGCCAAGCAGTATGGCCGAGGCCGGCTGGAAAGCGCGGTTGCTGAGCTCCGGGCCCGGCGGGAGGCCCTGGCTAAGCACTGTCTGGTGGGTGGCAAGGCCCTGGACCCCCAGTACATCACTGACCGCAGGTTCCGTCCCTTCCAGTTTGGCTCAGGGAAGGTGCTGGGCTATGTCCTTCGGAGTGGACTGAGCTCTCAAGCTCAGGAGGAGTGTGAGCTACTGGCCACCCCTGAGCTGCAGTATAAGGACAAGCTGGATGCCAAGCAGTTCCCCCCCACAGCCGCTCTGCCCCTCAAGACCTCAAGCCTCCTCTCCCCATAG
- the GAL3ST4 gene encoding galactose-3-O-sulfotransferase 4 isoform X1, whose translation MLQVVQDCGSPQRGSTRTRRAPATWEEAGWPWKSGAQRVPEVHPTSSGGASLRQMVWELNERLSRLRGFWTKLPLAVCADARMAADISQDAMPCWTGAGRGRYMAPVVGTSSELLENPELDGENPSPDLPTRRRRLQLRSATTRMKAAALGRDLELEEWDEDASGSGEGQHFADDWMAGAAVVPAPARPPRPPRREGAGGKGGGVIIRHNQDADRGKNLPTQGSRAVSRPRECPPLPALTSCGCTVPPLLLQSAPRLWALSPRSDPHPLGHMGSRSPSRTLRLWGPRSLGVALGVFMTIGFALQLCGGPFQRRLPGLQLLQPWTSSPQPASLSCPPRQHLVFLKTHKSGSSSVLNLLHRYGDRHGLRFALPARYQFGYPRPFQASRVKGYHPQDEGTPSSFHILCHHMRFNLKEVLRVMPSDSFFFSIVRDPAAMARSAFSYYRSTSPAFRKAPSLAAFLANPRAFYQPGARGDHYARNLLWFDFGLPIPPEMRPQRGNLQPPNPPYTPDPNALFQPAPTMAQGHGQTSSPASVSSSFMQWSLAWLDSVFDLVLVSEYFDESLVLLADALCWELDDVVGFMHNAQAWGQPAEEDGQLAARARAWNSLDWTLYLHFNRSLWARAKQYGRGRLESAVAELRARREALAKHCLVGGKALDPQYITDRRFRPFQFGSGKVLGYVLRSGLSSQAQEECELLATPELQYKDKLDAKQFPPTAALPLKTSSLLSP comes from the exons ATGCTACAGGTGGTTCAAGACTGCGGGAGTCCCCAGCGGGGGTCGACCCGCACTCGCCGAGCTCCAGCCACCTGGGAAGAGGCAGGTTGGCCCTGGAAGTCGGGGGCGCAGCGGGTGCCGGAGGTGCATCCCACGTCGTCTGGGGGCGCCAGCCTGCGCCAGATG GTGTGGGAGCTCAATGAGCGGCTGAGCCGGCTGCGGGGCTTCTGGACCAAGCTGCCGCTGGCGGTGTGCGCAGACGCCCGCATGGCGGCGGACATCTCCCAGGACGCAATGCCCTGCTGGACcggcgcggggcggggccg GTACATGGCACCCGTGGTCGGCACCTCCTCGGAGCTGCTGGAGAACCCTGAGCTGGACGGCGAGAACCCGAGCCCCGACCTCCCGACGCGGCGGCGGCGCCTGCAGCTGCGGTCGGCCACCACTAGGATGAAGGCGGCGGCGCTGGGGCGCGACCTGGAGCTGGAGGAATGGG atgaggatgcCAGCGGCTCTGGAGAGGGACAACACTTTGCAGATGACTGGATGGCCGGGGCAGCAGTGGTGCCCGCCCCAGCCCGGCCTCCTCGACCTCCTCGAAGGGAGGGTGCTGGGGGCAAAGGAGGAGGTGTCATTATCCGCCACAACCAGG ACGCTGACAGAGGCAAAAATCTGCCAactcagggaagcagggctgtgagCAGGCCCAGGGAATGCCCCCCACTTCCAGCCCTCACCTCCTGTGGCTGCACAGTGCCTCCTCTCCTCCTGCAGTCTGCGCCTCGGCTCTGGGCCCTGAGTCCCCGCagcgacccccaccccctggGCCACATGGGCTCACGGTCTCCAAGTAGGACCCTTCGCCTCTGGGGACCTCGGAGCCTGGGGGTAGCTCTGGGGGTCTTCATGACCATCGGATTCGCCCTCCAGCTCTGTGGGGGACCTTTCCAGAGAAG GCTCCCTGGGTTGCAGCTGCTCCAGCCCTGGACTTCGTCCCCACAGCCGGCCAGCCTGTCCTGCCCCCCTCGGCAGCACCTGGTCTTCCTAAAGACTCATAAATCAGGGAGCAGCTCTGTGTTGAACCTTCTGCACCGCTACGGGGACCGCCACGGGCTGCGCTTCGCCCTCCCCGCCCGCTACCAGTTTGGCTATCCCCGGCCCTTCCAGGCCTCTCGGGTTAAAGGCTATCACCCCCAGGATGAGGGCACCCCATCCTCCTTCCACATCCTCTGCCACCACATGAGGTTCAACTTGAAAGAG GTCCTCCGAGTCATGCCTTCTGACAGCTTCTTCTTTTCCATTGTGCGAGATCCTGCAGCGATGGCCCGATCCGCCTTCTCCTACTACAGATCCACCTCACCTGCCTTCCGCAAGGCGCCCTCCCTGGCTGCCTTCCTGGCCAATCCTCGAGCCTTCTACCAGCCTGGCGCCCGTGGGGACCACTATGCACGCAACTTGCTGTGGTTTGACTTTGGCCTCCCCATCCCCCCGGAGATGAGGCCCCAGAGAGGGAATCTtcagccccccaaccccccttaCACTCCAGACCCCAATGCTCTGTTCCAGCCTGCTCCCACGATGGCCCAGGGGCATGGCCAGACGTCCAGCCCTGCCTCAGTGTCCTCATCCTTCATGCAGTGGAGTCTGGCCTGGCTGGACTCCGTTTTCGACCTGGTGTTGGTGTCCGAGTACTTTGACGAGTCCTTGGTTCTGCTGGCTGATGCGCTGTGCTGGGAGCTGGATGATGTGGTGGGCTTCATGCATAATGCCCAGGCCTGGGGGCAGCCGGCGGAGGAGGACGGGCAGCTGGCAGCGCGGGCCCGGGCGTGGAACAGCCTGGACTGGACTCTGTACCTGCACTTCAATCGCAGCCTGTGGGCGCGGGCCAAGCAGTATGGCCGAGGCCGGCTGGAAAGCGCGGTTGCTGAGCTCCGGGCCCGGCGGGAGGCCCTGGCTAAGCACTGTCTGGTGGGTGGCAAGGCCCTGGACCCCCAGTACATCACTGACCGCAGGTTCCGTCCCTTCCAGTTTGGCTCAGGGAAGGTGCTGGGCTATGTCCTTCGGAGTGGACTGAGCTCTCAAGCTCAGGAGGAGTGTGAGCTACTGGCCACCCCTGAGCTGCAGTATAAGGACAAGCTGGATGCCAAGCAGTTCCCCCCCACAGCCGCTCTGCCCCTCAAGACCTCAAGCCTCCTCTCCCCATAG
- the GAL3ST4 gene encoding galactose-3-O-sulfotransferase 4 isoform X6 produces MPAALERDNTLQMTGWPGQQWCPPQPGLLDLLEGRVLGAKEEYQFLKLKYPKKGREAHLVTSASHHLSQASAFRAVLFLPQINDADRGKNLPTQGSRAVSRPRECPPLPALTSCGCTVPPLLLQSAPRLWALSPRSDPHPLGHMGSRSPSRTLRLWGPRSLGVALGVFMTIGFALQLCGGPFQRRLPGLQLLQPWTSSPQPASLSCPPRQHLVFLKTHKSGSSSVLNLLHRYGDRHGLRFALPARYQFGYPRPFQASRVKGYHPQDEGTPSSFHILCHHMRFNLKEVLRVMPSDSFFFSIVRDPAAMARSAFSYYRSTSPAFRKAPSLAAFLANPRAFYQPGARGDHYARNLLWFDFGLPIPPEMRPQRGNLQPPNPPYTPDPNALFQPAPTMAQGHGQTSSPASVSSSFMQWSLAWLDSVFDLVLVSEYFDESLVLLADALCWELDDVVGFMHNAQAWGQPAEEDGQLAARARAWNSLDWTLYLHFNRSLWARAKQYGRGRLESAVAELRARREALAKHCLVGGKALDPQYITDRRFRPFQFGSGKVLGYVLRSGLSSQAQEECELLATPELQYKDKLDAKQFPPTAALPLKTSSLLSP; encoded by the exons atgcCAGCGGCTCTGGAGAGGGACAACACTTTGCAGATGACTGGATGGCCGGGGCAGCAGTGGTGCCCGCCCCAGCCCGGCCTCCTCGACCTCCTCGAAGGGAGGGTGCTGGGGGCAAAGGAGGAG TATCAATTTCTTAAGCTCAAATATCCAAAAAAGGGACGAGAAGCCCACCTCGTGACCTCTGCCAGCCACCACCTTTCACAAGCTTCGGCCTTCCGTGCTGTGCTGTTTCTGCCGCAAATAAATG ACGCTGACAGAGGCAAAAATCTGCCAactcagggaagcagggctgtgagCAGGCCCAGGGAATGCCCCCCACTTCCAGCCCTCACCTCCTGTGGCTGCACAGTGCCTCCTCTCCTCCTGCAGTCTGCGCCTCGGCTCTGGGCCCTGAGTCCCCGCagcgacccccaccccctggGCCACATGGGCTCACGGTCTCCAAGTAGGACCCTTCGCCTCTGGGGACCTCGGAGCCTGGGGGTAGCTCTGGGGGTCTTCATGACCATCGGATTCGCCCTCCAGCTCTGTGGGGGACCTTTCCAGAGAAG GCTCCCTGGGTTGCAGCTGCTCCAGCCCTGGACTTCGTCCCCACAGCCGGCCAGCCTGTCCTGCCCCCCTCGGCAGCACCTGGTCTTCCTAAAGACTCATAAATCAGGGAGCAGCTCTGTGTTGAACCTTCTGCACCGCTACGGGGACCGCCACGGGCTGCGCTTCGCCCTCCCCGCCCGCTACCAGTTTGGCTATCCCCGGCCCTTCCAGGCCTCTCGGGTTAAAGGCTATCACCCCCAGGATGAGGGCACCCCATCCTCCTTCCACATCCTCTGCCACCACATGAGGTTCAACTTGAAAGAG GTCCTCCGAGTCATGCCTTCTGACAGCTTCTTCTTTTCCATTGTGCGAGATCCTGCAGCGATGGCCCGATCCGCCTTCTCCTACTACAGATCCACCTCACCTGCCTTCCGCAAGGCGCCCTCCCTGGCTGCCTTCCTGGCCAATCCTCGAGCCTTCTACCAGCCTGGCGCCCGTGGGGACCACTATGCACGCAACTTGCTGTGGTTTGACTTTGGCCTCCCCATCCCCCCGGAGATGAGGCCCCAGAGAGGGAATCTtcagccccccaaccccccttaCACTCCAGACCCCAATGCTCTGTTCCAGCCTGCTCCCACGATGGCCCAGGGGCATGGCCAGACGTCCAGCCCTGCCTCAGTGTCCTCATCCTTCATGCAGTGGAGTCTGGCCTGGCTGGACTCCGTTTTCGACCTGGTGTTGGTGTCCGAGTACTTTGACGAGTCCTTGGTTCTGCTGGCTGATGCGCTGTGCTGGGAGCTGGATGATGTGGTGGGCTTCATGCATAATGCCCAGGCCTGGGGGCAGCCGGCGGAGGAGGACGGGCAGCTGGCAGCGCGGGCCCGGGCGTGGAACAGCCTGGACTGGACTCTGTACCTGCACTTCAATCGCAGCCTGTGGGCGCGGGCCAAGCAGTATGGCCGAGGCCGGCTGGAAAGCGCGGTTGCTGAGCTCCGGGCCCGGCGGGAGGCCCTGGCTAAGCACTGTCTGGTGGGTGGCAAGGCCCTGGACCCCCAGTACATCACTGACCGCAGGTTCCGTCCCTTCCAGTTTGGCTCAGGGAAGGTGCTGGGCTATGTCCTTCGGAGTGGACTGAGCTCTCAAGCTCAGGAGGAGTGTGAGCTACTGGCCACCCCTGAGCTGCAGTATAAGGACAAGCTGGATGCCAAGCAGTTCCCCCCCACAGCCGCTCTGCCCCTCAAGACCTCAAGCCTCCTCTCCCCATAG
- the GAL3ST4 gene encoding galactose-3-O-sulfotransferase 4 isoform X5, with the protein MGSRSPSRTLRLWGPRSLGVALGVFMTIGFALQLCGGPFQRRLPGLQLLQPWTSSPQPASLSCPPRQHLVFLKTHKSGSSSVLNLLHRYGDRHGLRFALPARYQFGYPRPFQASRVKGYHPQDEGTPSSFHILCHHMRFNLKEVLRVMPSDSFFFSIVRDPAAMARSAFSYYRSTSPAFRKAPSLAAFLANPRAFYQPGARGDHYARNLLWFDFGLPIPPEMRPQRGNLQPPNPPYTPDPNALFQPAPTMAQGHGQTSSPASVSSSFMQWSLAWLDSVFDLVLVSEYFDESLVLLADALCWELDDVVGFMHNAQAWGQPAEEDGQLAARARAWNSLDWTLYLHFNRSLWARAKQYGRGRLESAVAELRARREALAKHCLVGGKALDPQYITDRRFRPFQFGSGKVLGYVLRSGLSSQAQEECELLATPELQYKDKLDAKQFPPTAALPLKTSSLLSP; encoded by the exons ATGGGCTCACGGTCTCCAAGTAGGACCCTTCGCCTCTGGGGACCTCGGAGCCTGGGGGTAGCTCTGGGGGTCTTCATGACCATCGGATTCGCCCTCCAGCTCTGTGGGGGACCTTTCCAGAGAAG GCTCCCTGGGTTGCAGCTGCTCCAGCCCTGGACTTCGTCCCCACAGCCGGCCAGCCTGTCCTGCCCCCCTCGGCAGCACCTGGTCTTCCTAAAGACTCATAAATCAGGGAGCAGCTCTGTGTTGAACCTTCTGCACCGCTACGGGGACCGCCACGGGCTGCGCTTCGCCCTCCCCGCCCGCTACCAGTTTGGCTATCCCCGGCCCTTCCAGGCCTCTCGGGTTAAAGGCTATCACCCCCAGGATGAGGGCACCCCATCCTCCTTCCACATCCTCTGCCACCACATGAGGTTCAACTTGAAAGAG GTCCTCCGAGTCATGCCTTCTGACAGCTTCTTCTTTTCCATTGTGCGAGATCCTGCAGCGATGGCCCGATCCGCCTTCTCCTACTACAGATCCACCTCACCTGCCTTCCGCAAGGCGCCCTCCCTGGCTGCCTTCCTGGCCAATCCTCGAGCCTTCTACCAGCCTGGCGCCCGTGGGGACCACTATGCACGCAACTTGCTGTGGTTTGACTTTGGCCTCCCCATCCCCCCGGAGATGAGGCCCCAGAGAGGGAATCTtcagccccccaaccccccttaCACTCCAGACCCCAATGCTCTGTTCCAGCCTGCTCCCACGATGGCCCAGGGGCATGGCCAGACGTCCAGCCCTGCCTCAGTGTCCTCATCCTTCATGCAGTGGAGTCTGGCCTGGCTGGACTCCGTTTTCGACCTGGTGTTGGTGTCCGAGTACTTTGACGAGTCCTTGGTTCTGCTGGCTGATGCGCTGTGCTGGGAGCTGGATGATGTGGTGGGCTTCATGCATAATGCCCAGGCCTGGGGGCAGCCGGCGGAGGAGGACGGGCAGCTGGCAGCGCGGGCCCGGGCGTGGAACAGCCTGGACTGGACTCTGTACCTGCACTTCAATCGCAGCCTGTGGGCGCGGGCCAAGCAGTATGGCCGAGGCCGGCTGGAAAGCGCGGTTGCTGAGCTCCGGGCCCGGCGGGAGGCCCTGGCTAAGCACTGTCTGGTGGGTGGCAAGGCCCTGGACCCCCAGTACATCACTGACCGCAGGTTCCGTCCCTTCCAGTTTGGCTCAGGGAAGGTGCTGGGCTATGTCCTTCGGAGTGGACTGAGCTCTCAAGCTCAGGAGGAGTGTGAGCTACTGGCCACCCCTGAGCTGCAGTATAAGGACAAGCTGGATGCCAAGCAGTTCCCCCCCACAGCCGCTCTGCCCCTCAAGACCTCAAGCCTCCTCTCCCCATAG
- the GAL3ST4 gene encoding galactose-3-O-sulfotransferase 4 isoform X3: protein MRMEEKDEWTHTRVPCWAASWGPGGGGNWGDARGQASNADRGKNLPTQGSRAVSRPRECPPLPALTSCGCTVPPLLLQSAPRLWALSPRSDPHPLGHMGSRSPSRTLRLWGPRSLGVALGVFMTIGFALQLCGGPFQRRLPGLQLLQPWTSSPQPASLSCPPRQHLVFLKTHKSGSSSVLNLLHRYGDRHGLRFALPARYQFGYPRPFQASRVKGYHPQDEGTPSSFHILCHHMRFNLKEVLRVMPSDSFFFSIVRDPAAMARSAFSYYRSTSPAFRKAPSLAAFLANPRAFYQPGARGDHYARNLLWFDFGLPIPPEMRPQRGNLQPPNPPYTPDPNALFQPAPTMAQGHGQTSSPASVSSSFMQWSLAWLDSVFDLVLVSEYFDESLVLLADALCWELDDVVGFMHNAQAWGQPAEEDGQLAARARAWNSLDWTLYLHFNRSLWARAKQYGRGRLESAVAELRARREALAKHCLVGGKALDPQYITDRRFRPFQFGSGKVLGYVLRSGLSSQAQEECELLATPELQYKDKLDAKQFPPTAALPLKTSSLLSP, encoded by the exons ATGAGGATGGAAGAAAAAGACGAGTGGACCCACACAAGAGTCCCGTGCTGGGCTGCATCCTGGGGCCCTGGTGGGGGAGGGAACTGGGGTGATGCCAGGGGGCAGGCTTCTA ACGCTGACAGAGGCAAAAATCTGCCAactcagggaagcagggctgtgagCAGGCCCAGGGAATGCCCCCCACTTCCAGCCCTCACCTCCTGTGGCTGCACAGTGCCTCCTCTCCTCCTGCAGTCTGCGCCTCGGCTCTGGGCCCTGAGTCCCCGCagcgacccccaccccctggGCCACATGGGCTCACGGTCTCCAAGTAGGACCCTTCGCCTCTGGGGACCTCGGAGCCTGGGGGTAGCTCTGGGGGTCTTCATGACCATCGGATTCGCCCTCCAGCTCTGTGGGGGACCTTTCCAGAGAAG GCTCCCTGGGTTGCAGCTGCTCCAGCCCTGGACTTCGTCCCCACAGCCGGCCAGCCTGTCCTGCCCCCCTCGGCAGCACCTGGTCTTCCTAAAGACTCATAAATCAGGGAGCAGCTCTGTGTTGAACCTTCTGCACCGCTACGGGGACCGCCACGGGCTGCGCTTCGCCCTCCCCGCCCGCTACCAGTTTGGCTATCCCCGGCCCTTCCAGGCCTCTCGGGTTAAAGGCTATCACCCCCAGGATGAGGGCACCCCATCCTCCTTCCACATCCTCTGCCACCACATGAGGTTCAACTTGAAAGAG GTCCTCCGAGTCATGCCTTCTGACAGCTTCTTCTTTTCCATTGTGCGAGATCCTGCAGCGATGGCCCGATCCGCCTTCTCCTACTACAGATCCACCTCACCTGCCTTCCGCAAGGCGCCCTCCCTGGCTGCCTTCCTGGCCAATCCTCGAGCCTTCTACCAGCCTGGCGCCCGTGGGGACCACTATGCACGCAACTTGCTGTGGTTTGACTTTGGCCTCCCCATCCCCCCGGAGATGAGGCCCCAGAGAGGGAATCTtcagccccccaaccccccttaCACTCCAGACCCCAATGCTCTGTTCCAGCCTGCTCCCACGATGGCCCAGGGGCATGGCCAGACGTCCAGCCCTGCCTCAGTGTCCTCATCCTTCATGCAGTGGAGTCTGGCCTGGCTGGACTCCGTTTTCGACCTGGTGTTGGTGTCCGAGTACTTTGACGAGTCCTTGGTTCTGCTGGCTGATGCGCTGTGCTGGGAGCTGGATGATGTGGTGGGCTTCATGCATAATGCCCAGGCCTGGGGGCAGCCGGCGGAGGAGGACGGGCAGCTGGCAGCGCGGGCCCGGGCGTGGAACAGCCTGGACTGGACTCTGTACCTGCACTTCAATCGCAGCCTGTGGGCGCGGGCCAAGCAGTATGGCCGAGGCCGGCTGGAAAGCGCGGTTGCTGAGCTCCGGGCCCGGCGGGAGGCCCTGGCTAAGCACTGTCTGGTGGGTGGCAAGGCCCTGGACCCCCAGTACATCACTGACCGCAGGTTCCGTCCCTTCCAGTTTGGCTCAGGGAAGGTGCTGGGCTATGTCCTTCGGAGTGGACTGAGCTCTCAAGCTCAGGAGGAGTGTGAGCTACTGGCCACCCCTGAGCTGCAGTATAAGGACAAGCTGGATGCCAAGCAGTTCCCCCCCACAGCCGCTCTGCCCCTCAAGACCTCAAGCCTCCTCTCCCCATAG
- the GAL3ST4 gene encoding galactose-3-O-sulfotransferase 4 isoform X4, whose amino-acid sequence MSEESDLYADRGKNLPTQGSRAVSRPRECPPLPALTSCGCTVPPLLLQSAPRLWALSPRSDPHPLGHMGSRSPSRTLRLWGPRSLGVALGVFMTIGFALQLCGGPFQRRLPGLQLLQPWTSSPQPASLSCPPRQHLVFLKTHKSGSSSVLNLLHRYGDRHGLRFALPARYQFGYPRPFQASRVKGYHPQDEGTPSSFHILCHHMRFNLKEVLRVMPSDSFFFSIVRDPAAMARSAFSYYRSTSPAFRKAPSLAAFLANPRAFYQPGARGDHYARNLLWFDFGLPIPPEMRPQRGNLQPPNPPYTPDPNALFQPAPTMAQGHGQTSSPASVSSSFMQWSLAWLDSVFDLVLVSEYFDESLVLLADALCWELDDVVGFMHNAQAWGQPAEEDGQLAARARAWNSLDWTLYLHFNRSLWARAKQYGRGRLESAVAELRARREALAKHCLVGGKALDPQYITDRRFRPFQFGSGKVLGYVLRSGLSSQAQEECELLATPELQYKDKLDAKQFPPTAALPLKTSSLLSP is encoded by the exons ATGTCTGAGGAATCTGACCTTT ACGCTGACAGAGGCAAAAATCTGCCAactcagggaagcagggctgtgagCAGGCCCAGGGAATGCCCCCCACTTCCAGCCCTCACCTCCTGTGGCTGCACAGTGCCTCCTCTCCTCCTGCAGTCTGCGCCTCGGCTCTGGGCCCTGAGTCCCCGCagcgacccccaccccctggGCCACATGGGCTCACGGTCTCCAAGTAGGACCCTTCGCCTCTGGGGACCTCGGAGCCTGGGGGTAGCTCTGGGGGTCTTCATGACCATCGGATTCGCCCTCCAGCTCTGTGGGGGACCTTTCCAGAGAAG GCTCCCTGGGTTGCAGCTGCTCCAGCCCTGGACTTCGTCCCCACAGCCGGCCAGCCTGTCCTGCCCCCCTCGGCAGCACCTGGTCTTCCTAAAGACTCATAAATCAGGGAGCAGCTCTGTGTTGAACCTTCTGCACCGCTACGGGGACCGCCACGGGCTGCGCTTCGCCCTCCCCGCCCGCTACCAGTTTGGCTATCCCCGGCCCTTCCAGGCCTCTCGGGTTAAAGGCTATCACCCCCAGGATGAGGGCACCCCATCCTCCTTCCACATCCTCTGCCACCACATGAGGTTCAACTTGAAAGAG GTCCTCCGAGTCATGCCTTCTGACAGCTTCTTCTTTTCCATTGTGCGAGATCCTGCAGCGATGGCCCGATCCGCCTTCTCCTACTACAGATCCACCTCACCTGCCTTCCGCAAGGCGCCCTCCCTGGCTGCCTTCCTGGCCAATCCTCGAGCCTTCTACCAGCCTGGCGCCCGTGGGGACCACTATGCACGCAACTTGCTGTGGTTTGACTTTGGCCTCCCCATCCCCCCGGAGATGAGGCCCCAGAGAGGGAATCTtcagccccccaaccccccttaCACTCCAGACCCCAATGCTCTGTTCCAGCCTGCTCCCACGATGGCCCAGGGGCATGGCCAGACGTCCAGCCCTGCCTCAGTGTCCTCATCCTTCATGCAGTGGAGTCTGGCCTGGCTGGACTCCGTTTTCGACCTGGTGTTGGTGTCCGAGTACTTTGACGAGTCCTTGGTTCTGCTGGCTGATGCGCTGTGCTGGGAGCTGGATGATGTGGTGGGCTTCATGCATAATGCCCAGGCCTGGGGGCAGCCGGCGGAGGAGGACGGGCAGCTGGCAGCGCGGGCCCGGGCGTGGAACAGCCTGGACTGGACTCTGTACCTGCACTTCAATCGCAGCCTGTGGGCGCGGGCCAAGCAGTATGGCCGAGGCCGGCTGGAAAGCGCGGTTGCTGAGCTCCGGGCCCGGCGGGAGGCCCTGGCTAAGCACTGTCTGGTGGGTGGCAAGGCCCTGGACCCCCAGTACATCACTGACCGCAGGTTCCGTCCCTTCCAGTTTGGCTCAGGGAAGGTGCTGGGCTATGTCCTTCGGAGTGGACTGAGCTCTCAAGCTCAGGAGGAGTGTGAGCTACTGGCCACCCCTGAGCTGCAGTATAAGGACAAGCTGGATGCCAAGCAGTTCCCCCCCACAGCCGCTCTGCCCCTCAAGACCTCAAGCCTCCTCTCCCCATAG